In Treponema primitia ZAS-2, a genomic segment contains:
- a CDS encoding PIN domain-containing protein — protein sequence MIAYFDSSILLAILFNEERQDEAYSYWSDATTKVSSILLKIETIISLRRMYELNKKKLNSSWLSEKTKELDEYLAEINYRIIDEEMEQFIYLKKELSKCRSLDAIHIATALMYRENNNNENIKLYSFDNAMHELAVHYKFGTNKI from the coding sequence ATGATAGCATATTTTGACTCATCAATTCTTTTAGCAATATTGTTTAATGAAGAACGACAGGATGAAGCATATTCATATTGGTCAGATGCAACCACTAAAGTTAGTTCAATATTATTAAAGATTGAAACTATAATATCATTACGAAGAATGTATGAACTTAATAAAAAAAAATTAAATAGTAGTTGGTTGAGTGAAAAGACCAAAGAATTGGATGAATATTTGGCTGAAATAAACTATCGAATTATCGATGAAGAAATGGAACAATTTATATACCTAAAAAAAGAATTATCAAAATGCCGTTCTTTGGACGCAATACATATAGCCACAGCTTTGATGTATAGAGAAAACAATAACAATGAAAATATAAAATTATATAGTTTTGATAATGCCATGCATGAACTTGCAGTACACTATAAATTTGGAACAAATAAAATATGA
- a CDS encoding amino acid ABC transporter ATP-binding protein produces MSMIKTQDVCKTFHSRTTGKPLDVLKNVSLTVEQKEVVCIIGPSGAGKSTFLRSLNHLEKIDSGKIYIEDKLLFDCANGVDTLKLPHAERVKALLEVGMVFQSFNLFPHKTAVENLILAPMHVRKLTEAEARERARSLLDRVGLADKTDAYPSQLSGGQQQRVAIARALAMEPKIMLFDEPTSALDPELVGEVLSVMKSLAQGGMTMLVVTHEMNFARDVADRVIFMYEGSVLESGHPREMFTNPTNERTRQFLQSVL; encoded by the coding sequence ATGTCAATGATCAAAACCCAGGATGTCTGTAAAACCTTCCATTCCCGTACCACCGGAAAACCTTTGGATGTATTGAAGAACGTTTCTCTCACGGTAGAACAGAAGGAAGTGGTCTGTATCATCGGCCCCTCGGGGGCGGGAAAATCAACCTTCCTGCGCTCTCTCAACCACCTGGAAAAGATCGACAGTGGTAAGATTTATATCGAGGATAAGCTGCTCTTTGACTGCGCCAACGGAGTGGACACACTAAAACTGCCCCATGCAGAACGGGTTAAAGCCCTGCTTGAAGTAGGAATGGTGTTTCAGAGTTTCAACCTTTTCCCCCATAAAACCGCGGTAGAAAACCTGATCCTAGCCCCCATGCACGTGCGGAAACTCACTGAGGCGGAAGCCCGCGAAAGGGCCCGCTCTCTCCTGGATCGGGTTGGCTTGGCGGACAAGACCGACGCCTACCCATCCCAACTGTCAGGCGGCCAGCAGCAGCGGGTTGCCATAGCCCGGGCCCTGGCCATGGAACCGAAGATCATGCTCTTCGACGAACCCACTTCCGCCCTGGACCCGGAACTGGTGGGAGAGGTCCTTTCGGTCATGAAGAGCTTGGCCCAGGGGGGGATGACCATGCTGGTGGTTACCCACGAGATGAACTTCGCCCGGGATGTGGCGGACCGAGTAATATTCATGTACGAAGGTTCAGTCCTGGAAAGCGGCCATCCCAGGGAAATGTTTACCAATCCTACCAATGAAAGAACCCGGCAATTTTTACAGAGTGTGCTTTAG
- the epsC gene encoding serine O-acetyltransferase EpsC, producing the protein MGKIVDTKMKFLVDALVKSYYDNVEIIKFDTAEQLNRSLIIELTEKLRCLIFPGYFGKKNISGGLIEYHTGELLDDVNYNLTKQIARALRFQNPPQADEDLRSARASELSFAFLSTLPDLRDVLATDVSAAYDGDPAAYNKDEIISSYPGIYAITVNRLAHELYKLGVPLIPRIMTEHAHNITGIDIHPGATIGHHFFIDHGTGIVIGETTIIGNFVKLYQGVTLGALSTRGGQVLKEVKRHPTIEDHVTIYSGASILGGNTIIGEGVVIGSNAFVTKSVPEKTKVSVKNPELQFMSDEQQNKWEHKEFQQDGVFDYMI; encoded by the coding sequence ATGGGAAAGATTGTTGATACCAAAATGAAGTTTCTGGTCGACGCTCTGGTAAAGAGCTATTACGATAATGTGGAGATCATCAAGTTTGATACCGCCGAACAGCTGAACAGATCCCTTATTATTGAGTTGACAGAAAAACTGCGGTGCCTCATCTTTCCCGGTTATTTTGGCAAAAAAAATATCTCCGGAGGCCTGATAGAGTACCATACCGGAGAATTGCTGGACGATGTAAATTATAATCTTACAAAACAGATAGCCCGGGCACTGCGTTTTCAAAATCCCCCCCAGGCAGACGAGGATCTCCGCTCAGCCCGGGCATCGGAACTGAGCTTTGCCTTTTTATCGACCCTGCCGGATCTGCGGGATGTACTGGCGACCGACGTATCCGCCGCCTATGACGGAGACCCGGCAGCCTACAACAAGGACGAGATCATCTCCTCCTACCCGGGGATTTACGCCATCACCGTCAACCGGCTGGCCCATGAACTTTACAAACTGGGTGTCCCGCTGATCCCCCGGATCATGACCGAGCATGCCCACAATATCACCGGCATCGACATACATCCCGGGGCGACCATCGGGCATCACTTTTTTATTGACCACGGTACGGGCATCGTTATTGGGGAAACCACTATCATTGGCAACTTCGTGAAGCTCTACCAGGGGGTTACCCTGGGGGCCCTTTCCACCCGGGGAGGTCAGGTTCTGAAAGAAGTGAAACGCCATCCCACCATTGAGGACCACGTTACTATTTACTCCGGGGCTTCGATACTCGGGGGCAATACTATCATCGGGGAAGGGGTGGTCATAGGCAGTAACGCTTTTGTCACCAAGTCAGTCCCGGAAAAAACCAAGGTCAGTGTTAAAAACCCTGAGCTCCAGTTCATGTCTGATGAGCAGCAGAATAAGTGGGAGCATAAAGAATTTCAACAGGACGGGGTTTTTGATTATATGATCTAA
- a CDS encoding substrate-binding periplasmic protein: MKKLINIAGLVLAGLVLVQGAFAGGKQQTEGLTIKSGTLLVGMEIGYPPMEYFDTNGTTPIGFDVQLSKALAEKLGLKIEYVDTAWDGIFAGVNTGKYDLIMSSVTITEERLKAFNFSKPYIQNAQAIVLLRGSPVQPRSLEELKGLRVAYQAETTSDDIMTEMAEGGLQFTALEYDKVINAFDELRLGRADAIVCDSVVAYFYTAQPGNNFQIVWEGSGEELGICLKKGNTALTTAVQGALDQLYADGTIQKISQNVFGSDLVSSVHK; the protein is encoded by the coding sequence ATGAAAAAATTGATAAACATTGCCGGCCTGGTTCTGGCTGGTCTGGTTTTGGTCCAGGGGGCCTTTGCCGGAGGCAAACAGCAGACCGAGGGGCTGACTATTAAAAGCGGGACTCTTTTGGTGGGTATGGAAATCGGCTATCCCCCCATGGAGTATTTTGATACCAACGGGACTACCCCTATCGGCTTTGATGTTCAGTTGAGCAAAGCCCTGGCGGAGAAGCTTGGTCTCAAAATTGAGTATGTGGATACCGCCTGGGACGGGATTTTCGCCGGGGTGAATACGGGCAAATATGACCTGATCATGTCTTCGGTCACCATCACTGAGGAACGACTCAAGGCCTTTAATTTTTCCAAGCCCTATATCCAGAATGCCCAGGCAATAGTGCTTCTCAGGGGATCTCCGGTACAGCCTAGGTCCCTAGAAGAACTCAAAGGGCTGCGGGTGGCCTATCAGGCAGAGACCACCTCGGACGATATCATGACTGAAATGGCGGAAGGGGGCTTGCAGTTCACCGCCCTGGAGTACGATAAGGTTATCAATGCTTTTGATGAACTGCGGCTCGGCCGGGCAGACGCTATAGTCTGCGACAGCGTAGTTGCCTACTTCTATACCGCCCAGCCGGGGAATAATTTCCAGATCGTCTGGGAAGGTTCCGGTGAAGAGCTGGGGATTTGCCTCAAAAAGGGGAACACTGCCCTTACCACGGCAGTCCAGGGCGCCCTGGATCAGTTATATGCCGACGGTACCATCCAGAAAATTTCCCAGAACGTGTTCGGCAGCGATCTGGTTTCTTCAGTGCATAAATAA
- a CDS encoding family 2A encapsulin nanocompartment shell protein codes for MAEKNLLNALGKEAAYQLANVTKTPPQYGALTPKWLARLLEFKGLEAGIYRVNRVVEGDAPLDVLCSQDPKKVVIPKGYVEYQTKPREYQLNSIATIINVDTKVSDVYSAPYDQVKEQLALGIESLKERQESQLINSDDYGLLNNITDNQRVKPRYGRPMPDDLDELISKVWKDPSFFLAHPRAIAAFERECTKRGVPPVTVNIAGGTFIAWRGIPIIPTNKLFVDGLKDPKGKAGKTNILLVRTGESKRGVIGLYQAGLPGEQSRGLSVRFRGIDDNGVASYLLSLYCSAAILADDSIAVLEEVEVGDYYDYA; via the coding sequence ATGGCTGAGAAAAATTTGTTAAACGCGTTAGGGAAAGAGGCAGCTTATCAGCTCGCTAATGTTACTAAGACGCCGCCCCAGTACGGGGCACTGACACCCAAGTGGCTTGCCAGGCTTCTGGAATTCAAGGGCCTGGAAGCGGGTATCTACCGGGTGAACAGGGTTGTTGAAGGGGATGCACCCCTGGATGTACTTTGCAGCCAGGATCCCAAGAAGGTGGTGATTCCTAAGGGCTATGTCGAATACCAGACCAAGCCCCGGGAGTATCAGCTTAATTCTATTGCCACCATTATTAATGTGGACACCAAGGTTTCTGATGTATACAGCGCCCCCTACGATCAAGTTAAAGAACAGCTAGCCCTGGGCATTGAAAGCCTCAAGGAACGGCAGGAAAGCCAGCTTATTAACAGTGATGATTACGGGCTACTGAACAATATTACTGACAATCAACGGGTTAAGCCCCGCTACGGCAGGCCCATGCCGGATGATCTGGATGAACTGATCTCTAAAGTGTGGAAGGACCCATCCTTCTTCCTGGCCCACCCCAGGGCAATCGCCGCCTTTGAGCGGGAATGCACCAAGCGGGGGGTTCCGCCGGTTACGGTTAACATCGCAGGGGGCACTTTTATTGCATGGCGGGGGATTCCCATCATCCCTACAAACAAACTTTTTGTTGACGGCCTCAAGGACCCCAAGGGCAAGGCAGGGAAAACCAATATACTCCTGGTCCGCACCGGCGAATCCAAGCGGGGAGTTATCGGCCTGTATCAGGCGGGCCTTCCCGGCGAACAGTCCCGGGGGCTCTCGGTCCGTTTCCGGGGTATTGACGACAACGGCGTTGCCTCCTATCTCCTTTCCCTGTATTGCTCCGCCGCCATCCTCGCGGATGACTCCATTGCAGTATTGGAAGAGGTAGAGGTGGGTGATTACTATGACTACGCCTAA
- a CDS encoding amino acid ABC transporter permease, translating into MSPIQKIISWIPPLLSGARVTIALTILSVSAGLVLSLFLALGKMSKNAITNKLCSAYVFFFRGTPLLMQLYFIYYGLPEITPYLTINNRFIAAFIAFALNSAAYCAEIIRAAIQSIDKGQFEASRALGLSYAQTMRLVIIPQSIRRLIPPVGNEFIMILKDASLVSIIALTDITKVTRSISSSSATALVYIPAMILYLIITAVFSFVFHKMEKKYSVYI; encoded by the coding sequence ATGAGTCCCATTCAGAAAATTATATCCTGGATTCCTCCGCTTCTGTCCGGCGCCAGGGTTACTATCGCCCTCACCATTCTGTCGGTTTCTGCGGGACTGGTGTTGAGCCTGTTCCTTGCCCTGGGCAAGATGTCAAAGAACGCCATCACCAACAAACTATGCAGCGCCTATGTGTTTTTTTTCCGGGGGACCCCCCTTTTAATGCAGCTCTACTTTATCTACTACGGGCTCCCGGAAATTACCCCCTACCTGACGATCAACAACCGCTTCATTGCGGCCTTCATCGCCTTCGCCCTCAACTCTGCTGCTTACTGCGCGGAGATTATCCGGGCGGCGATCCAGAGCATCGACAAGGGGCAGTTTGAGGCATCCCGGGCTCTGGGGCTTTCCTACGCCCAGACCATGCGGCTGGTGATCATTCCCCAGTCCATACGCCGGCTCATACCCCCGGTGGGGAACGAGTTCATTATGATACTAAAGGACGCTTCCCTGGTGTCGATCATCGCCCTGACCGATATCACCAAGGTGACCCGGTCCATATCATCCTCCTCCGCCACTGCCCTGGTGTATATCCCCGCAATGATACTGTACCTGATAATAACCGCTGTTTTTTCCTTCGTGTTTCACAAAATGGAAAAAAAGTACTCGGTGTATATATGA
- a CDS encoding SLBB domain-containing protein gives MIGLFFLLIPLSAFAQETSVTEAARQSNALQQSAQLALSSPDYRVTAGDIYTLEYAAGTVPVVYKIVVDTSYRIKVSNLGVINAAGKSYQQLKAEVEAIVTNNYPLSGGQLVLTSPASFRVQIAGEVQNSREVVTWALARLSGLLGDENLTPYSSLRDVSVTSLNGQTRAYDLFKAQRFGDMSQDPYLRPGDVITVNHITRVVSVTGEVERPGEYQLLPGESLQELVAYYASGLSPIADPSRIELVRQVGSAVDSGDKIYLTRDAINSGYPLQHLDTIRVPSIAELIPVMFVEGAVRVTEEGDELTTATRLTIRFNAGENYASLVQRNQAWFSAISDTKNAYLIRGAERIPLNLNPMLYDSSYRSQYLVEHNDTLIIPFRQYFVTVSGAVYSPGRFPYIPDRSWDYYIGLAGGFLPERNTREKVDIVDLAGKKLTKKDIITPETNITARANSGLYYFNQYGPVITTVLSVVSTFITVTLLITQ, from the coding sequence ATGATAGGTTTGTTCTTTTTACTTATACCTTTGAGTGCCTTTGCACAAGAGACCAGTGTTACCGAAGCAGCGCGGCAATCCAATGCTTTACAGCAATCCGCCCAGTTAGCCCTCTCCAGCCCCGATTACCGGGTCACTGCCGGGGACATCTATACCCTGGAATATGCCGCCGGTACCGTCCCTGTGGTCTACAAGATCGTCGTGGATACCAGTTACCGCATTAAGGTCTCTAATCTGGGCGTGATTAACGCCGCCGGGAAAAGTTACCAGCAGCTTAAGGCCGAAGTCGAAGCCATCGTTACCAACAACTACCCCTTAAGCGGGGGCCAGCTGGTCCTCACCTCCCCGGCGTCCTTCCGGGTCCAGATCGCCGGGGAGGTGCAAAATTCTCGGGAAGTCGTAACCTGGGCCTTAGCCCGGCTTTCCGGTCTCTTAGGCGACGAAAACCTAACCCCCTATTCCTCTCTTAGGGATGTGTCGGTAACATCCCTGAATGGCCAAACCCGGGCCTATGACCTCTTTAAGGCCCAGCGCTTCGGGGATATGTCCCAGGACCCCTATCTCCGCCCCGGGGATGTGATTACGGTGAACCATATTACCCGGGTGGTCTCCGTGACTGGGGAAGTGGAACGTCCTGGGGAATATCAGTTGCTGCCCGGGGAAAGCCTCCAGGAACTGGTTGCCTACTATGCCAGCGGACTCTCCCCGATAGCCGACCCTTCCCGGATAGAACTGGTGCGGCAGGTGGGGAGCGCTGTCGATTCAGGGGATAAGATCTACCTGACCCGGGATGCTATTAATTCAGGTTACCCCTTGCAGCATCTGGACACTATTCGGGTTCCTTCGATCGCTGAACTTATTCCGGTAATGTTTGTGGAGGGGGCGGTCCGGGTGACCGAAGAGGGGGACGAGCTGACCACCGCTACCCGGCTGACGATCCGGTTCAATGCAGGGGAGAACTACGCTTCCCTGGTACAGCGGAACCAGGCCTGGTTCTCGGCTATTTCGGACACTAAAAACGCCTACCTCATCCGGGGGGCTGAACGTATTCCCTTAAACCTGAATCCTATGCTCTATGATTCGTCGTACCGCAGTCAGTATTTGGTGGAGCATAACGATACCCTGATCATTCCCTTCCGGCAGTACTTTGTAACGGTGTCCGGTGCGGTCTATTCGCCGGGGCGCTTCCCCTACATTCCTGACCGGTCCTGGGACTACTATATCGGCTTGGCCGGGGGCTTTCTTCCGGAACGAAATACCCGCGAGAAAGTGGATATCGTGGACCTGGCGGGGAAGAAGCTGACGAAGAAGGATATTATTACCCCGGAAACGAACATCACCGCTCGGGCGAACAGCGGACTGTATTATTTTAACCAGTATGGGCCGGTAATTACCACCGTGTTGTCTGTTGTTTCTACCTTTATTACCGTTACTCTGCTTATTACGCAGTAA
- a CDS encoding type II toxin-antitoxin system Phd/YefM family antitoxin, protein MITVGVKNLKDQLSLYLQYVKNGEKVIITEHNKIIAELSVPAQKDAISTFEQKLVQLSEEGKVILAKRTISLVKKPRIKEKLDYISVLNEIRSDRI, encoded by the coding sequence ATGATAACTGTAGGCGTTAAAAATTTAAAGGATCAGCTTTCCCTGTATTTACAATATGTCAAAAATGGGGAAAAGGTCATTATTACAGAGCATAATAAAATTATTGCTGAATTATCGGTTCCTGCCCAAAAAGATGCTATATCAACATTTGAACAAAAGTTAGTTCAGTTAAGCGAAGAAGGGAAAGTAATACTTGCCAAAAGAACTATTTCATTAGTAAAAAAACCTAGGATAAAAGAAAAATTGGATTATATATCGGTTCTAAATGAAATACGGTCGGATAGAATATAA
- a CDS encoding family 2A encapsulin nanocompartment cargo protein cysteine desulfurase, with the protein MPGEYLSSGVPGLPSAAEIANWALAYFPEFAAPSGAADQAGGAAAADPYTGQLGQYAPTQASAPSAGQYVTPAVPYADQYVPTQAGVPSTGQYTPSVVPYAGQYAPTQAAGQYTPASAAPGALTETDLLRVLNESLEIGSILADPADNSGRTAAAVSDTSAFTGVEKPAASTAYSPRVLPEDRPLPAPSPAAAASPAVSPEPGRSLYVGTRNVGEIRKDFPILAEKINGRDLVWLDNAATTQKPRQVIDRLTQFYEHENSNVHRGAHELAARSTDAYEGARGKVARFIGAASADNIVFVRGTTEGINLAAQAYVKQLLRPGDEIILTILEHHANIVPWQLIAEETGAVIRVAPIDKVGQIILSEYSRLFNHRTKFVAATQVSNALGTIAPVEEMIHIAHAQGVRILIDGAQSVSHMPVNVTALDADFFVFSGHKIFAPTGIGVLYGKTEVLEAAKPYQGGGNMIADVTFERTLYQKPPNKFEAGTGNIADAVGLGAALDYVSAIGIANIGAYEHELVQYGMAELAKVPGLRLIGTAPQKASVLSFVLEGYDNEEVGKYLNTQGIAVRAGHHCAQPVLRNFGLEGTVRPSVAFYNTPGEIDALVQALYTLVHRH; encoded by the coding sequence GTGCCAGGTGAATACCTGAGTTCCGGTGTGCCTGGCCTTCCCAGTGCTGCGGAGATCGCTAACTGGGCCTTGGCCTACTTTCCGGAATTCGCCGCTCCCTCGGGGGCAGCGGATCAGGCGGGAGGGGCGGCTGCTGCTGATCCCTACACGGGTCAACTTGGGCAGTATGCGCCGACACAAGCCAGTGCGCCTTCTGCCGGGCAGTATGTGACACCAGCAGTGCCCTACGCCGATCAGTATGTGCCGACACAGGCAGGCGTGCCTTCTACCGGGCAGTATACGCCATCAGTAGTGCCCTACGCCGGCCAGTATGCGCCGACACAAGCCGCCGGGCAATATACGCCGGCATCAGCCGCACCCGGCGCCCTGACTGAAACAGATTTGCTGCGGGTCCTGAACGAAAGCCTTGAAATAGGCAGTATCCTGGCTGACCCGGCGGATAATTCCGGCAGGACCGCCGCAGCGGTGAGCGATACTTCGGCATTCACCGGTGTTGAGAAACCAGCAGCGTCTACAGCTTATAGCCCCCGGGTGCTCCCGGAGGATCGGCCTTTGCCGGCGCCCTCTCCTGCCGCTGCTGCAAGCCCCGCCGTTTCTCCTGAACCGGGACGGAGTCTCTATGTGGGAACCAGGAATGTGGGGGAGATACGGAAAGATTTCCCTATACTGGCAGAAAAGATAAACGGCAGGGACCTGGTTTGGCTGGACAATGCCGCCACCACCCAGAAACCCCGGCAGGTGATAGACCGGCTCACACAGTTTTACGAACACGAAAATTCCAACGTGCACCGGGGGGCCCACGAACTGGCAGCCCGGTCCACCGATGCCTATGAGGGCGCCCGGGGGAAAGTCGCCCGGTTTATCGGCGCAGCTTCGGCGGACAACATCGTTTTTGTGCGGGGAACCACCGAGGGGATCAACCTTGCGGCCCAGGCTTATGTAAAGCAGCTGCTCAGGCCCGGGGATGAGATCATCCTGACCATACTGGAACACCACGCCAATATCGTGCCCTGGCAGCTCATTGCGGAAGAAACCGGCGCAGTAATACGGGTAGCCCCCATTGACAAGGTAGGGCAGATCATCCTTTCGGAATATTCCAGGCTCTTCAATCACCGCACAAAATTTGTGGCTGCCACCCAGGTATCAAACGCCCTGGGGACCATAGCCCCGGTGGAGGAGATGATCCATATTGCCCACGCCCAGGGAGTACGGATTCTCATTGATGGCGCCCAGTCGGTTTCCCACATGCCGGTTAATGTTACTGCGCTGGATGCGGACTTCTTTGTCTTTTCAGGGCACAAGATCTTTGCGCCCACCGGGATAGGGGTTCTCTACGGCAAGACCGAGGTACTGGAAGCGGCCAAACCCTACCAGGGGGGCGGCAACATGATCGCCGACGTAACCTTTGAGCGGACCCTGTATCAGAAACCTCCAAACAAGTTCGAGGCTGGTACGGGGAATATCGCCGACGCAGTAGGCCTGGGGGCAGCGCTGGACTATGTGAGCGCCATAGGTATCGCAAACATCGGCGCCTATGAACACGAGTTGGTCCAATACGGCATGGCAGAACTGGCAAAGGTTCCAGGGCTGCGCCTCATCGGTACCGCCCCGCAGAAAGCCAGTGTCCTCTCCTTCGTACTTGAAGGTTATGACAATGAAGAAGTAGGCAAGTACCTCAACACCCAGGGCATCGCCGTCCGGGCAGGGCATCATTGCGCCCAGCCGGTACTGCGTAATTTTGGGCTGGAGGGAACCGTGCGGCCTTCCGTGGCGTTCTACAATACCCCCGGGGAAATAGACGCCCTGGTACAGGCATTGTACACCCTGGTACACCGGCATTAA
- a CDS encoding acyltransferase family protein → MYNETNSIGNTRFDYVDVLRGIAVLGVIAVHTGQHGNITVPDLIKPVINNGQMGVQLFYLTSAFTLFLSLKTRFSHEHFPIRNFFIRRYFRIAPMFYIAIIVYYFGSNQPGITVWNILAHFTFLHGFRPSWINTLVPGGWSVGVEMIFYALMPIIFYKVNNINSATKLLLISIILIPFYVLLSTIISVGDFGYYWYQFFPNQLPLFCLGIIMYFIIIENKSLWEVSKRTLLLLSLCILGLLFTGVGSHVLFGIGFLLFSISLSHDKLKIFVNPFFIYLGKISFSMYLVHFGVLKILTKIKFIDYVNNGIINYIIRFVIVTLIAAIISSVSYNIIEKPFQKIGAKIIKKMER, encoded by the coding sequence GTGTATAATGAAACCAATAGTATAGGTAATACGCGTTTTGATTACGTTGATGTATTAAGGGGTATTGCAGTTTTAGGAGTAATAGCAGTACATACTGGTCAACATGGAAATATTACTGTTCCTGATTTGATAAAGCCTGTCATTAATAATGGCCAAATGGGTGTACAACTTTTTTATCTAACCAGTGCTTTTACACTTTTCTTGTCATTGAAAACACGCTTTTCACATGAACATTTCCCTATTAGAAATTTTTTTATTAGAAGATATTTTAGAATTGCACCAATGTTTTATATAGCAATCATTGTTTATTATTTCGGATCGAATCAGCCGGGAATTACAGTGTGGAATATTTTAGCGCATTTTACATTTTTACATGGTTTTAGGCCTTCGTGGATTAATACATTAGTTCCTGGAGGTTGGTCTGTTGGTGTTGAGATGATATTTTATGCATTAATGCCTATAATATTTTATAAAGTAAATAATATAAATAGTGCTACAAAATTACTGCTAATTTCAATAATATTGATCCCGTTTTATGTGTTGTTGTCAACAATAATTTCAGTTGGTGATTTTGGCTATTATTGGTATCAATTTTTTCCTAATCAATTACCTTTGTTTTGTTTGGGAATAATTATGTATTTTATCATTATTGAAAATAAAAGTTTGTGGGAAGTATCAAAAAGAACTTTGTTATTATTAAGCCTGTGTATATTGGGACTATTGTTTACCGGAGTAGGATCACATGTTTTATTTGGAATAGGGTTTTTGTTATTTTCAATTTCTCTGAGCCATGATAAATTAAAAATATTTGTAAACCCATTTTTTATTTATTTAGGTAAAATAAGCTTCAGTATGTATTTAGTACATTTTGGAGTATTAAAAATATTGACAAAAATAAAATTTATAGATTATGTAAATAATGGCATAATAAATTATATTATTAGGTTTGTTATCGTTACATTAATAGCAGCAATAATATCATCCGTGTCATATAATATTATTGAGAAACCATTTCAAAAAATAGGGGCTAAAATTATAAAAAAAATGGAGAGGTAA